From a region of the Theobroma cacao cultivar B97-61/B2 chromosome 8, Criollo_cocoa_genome_V2, whole genome shotgun sequence genome:
- the LOC18592902 gene encoding uncharacterized protein LOC18592902, with protein MANMKAVYMDPTVENPSSKVTKSSVSAGVCMMNNSWRDKQHPSFINFISSFLTANSFRLNFVPVAPDFIFNCGGLSVAFIFVTHWDCCNVETIFSRAKKLKVQFAHLYVVVNLPSREQNDSFVRSYFKYEMQLGRPTFVLVQDIEMGFEKIVKIAHYCGVCKQQEAKSKLKAERNQSVQGMENFLRVVTAIPGIDNHDANSLYQAIGSIEGIAKASKEYIVESTDLSAEKAETIVRFFRDSKFYLCPKIN; from the exons ATGGCGAATATGAAAGCAGTCTACATGGATCCAACGGTCGAAAATCCATCCTCCAAGGTTACAAAAAGTTCAG TTTCTGCTGGGGTTTGCATGATGAACAATTCGTGGAGAGACAAACAACATCCATCTTTCATCAATTTCATCTCCTCCTTCCTCACTGCAAATTCTTTCCGCCTTAACTTTGTCCCGGTTGCCCCT GACTTCATTTTCAACTGTGGGGGATTGTCAGTggcatttatttttgttacaCACTGGGATTGCTGCAATGTTGAAACGATATTTAGCAG GGCCAAAAAACTGAAGGTACAGTTTGCTCATCTCTATGTTGTTGTAAACCTTCCATCTAGGGAGCAAAATGATTCTTTTGTGCGCTCCTACTTCAA GTATGAGATGCAGCTTGGTAGACCAACATTTGTGCTAGTTCAAGACATTGAGATGGGATTTGAAAAGATTGTGAAGATAGCCCACTATTGTGGAG TTTGCAAGCAGCAGGAGGCTAAATCAAAACTGAAAGCTGAG AGGAATCAATCAGTGCAGGGGATGGAAAATTTTCTTAGAGTGGTCACAGCCATACCAGGGATTGATAACCATGACGCAAATTCG CTATATCAAGCAATTGGTTCAATTGAAGGGATTGCTAAAGCATCAAAGGAATACATTGTGGAAAGCACAGACCTTTCTGCTGAGAAAGCTGAGACAATTGTAAGGTTCTTCAGAGATTCAAAGTTTTACCTGTGTCCCAAAATCAATTAA
- the LOC18592900 gene encoding pentatricopeptide repeat-containing protein At3g58590 isoform X2, translated as MSFNGDFLFKHHERLLQLLKSWSAVPSLKTTKPLHALAITLGPYTCQPIFVYNNIISQYAFLRHLSAARKVFDIMTERNPVSFNSMISAYGKCGDVWGAWDLFSMMRGCGFSPTPFALAGLLSCQALDLCGGSQLQALVVKNGLFDADAFVGTALLGLYARSGCVSEAVQAFEDMPRKSLVTWNSIISLYAHYGLVEDCMLSFRELLRLEASLSDCSFVGVLSGLEGELDSEFGEQIHGLVIKSGFDYEVTVVNSLINMYVKCVRLCLAEKVFQGMHIKDVVSWNTIIGALERDGGPPKALDFFFQMSMDGVMPNQTTLVIIIASCSSLQIPMLGAYIHAKTIKKGFESDVFVDCERPLAIVPSNIVAGIYNRVGQYQETLKLLSVLEEPDVVSWNIMIAASAHSGDYKEVFELFRHMQMTQIYPDNYTFVSLLSVSSKLSNLALGSSVHGLIIKTDFSLCDTFVCNVLVNMYGECGCIKSSVKIFDGMADRNLITWTSLISALGVNGYSHEALENFQEMEFLGFKPDGVAFIAILTVCRHAGLVKEGMELFRRMKCDYGLEPKMDHYHCMVDLLARHGKLKEAEQIIAGMAFPPDALIWRSFLEGCKRHITTEGLSTGHGVVKAV; from the exons ATGAGCTTCAATGGAGATTTCTTGTTCAAACACCATGAACGTCTCCTTCAACTACTCAAATCTTGGTCTGCAGTTCCTTCCCTTAAAACCACCAAGCCTCTCCATGCCCTCGCTATCACTCTCGGCCCTTACACCTGCCAGCCCATCTTCGTATACAACAACATCATTTCTCAGTATGCGTTCCTTCGTCATTTATCAGCCGCGCGCAAAGTGTTTGACATCATGACTGAGAGAAACCCAGTATCATTTAATTCGATGATCAGTGCCTATGGTAAATGCGGGGATGTCTGGGGGGCTTGGGATTTGTTTTCTATGATGCGGGGCTGTGGGTTTTCGCCTACTCCTTTCGCGTTGGCTGGACTGTTGTCGTGTCAAGCATTGGATCTTTGTGGTGGGAGTCAGTTACAAGCATTGGTTGTCAAAAATGGGCTGTTCGACGCTGATGCTTTCGTGGGTACTGCTTTGTTAGGTCTGTATGCAAGGTCTGGGTGTGTATCTGAAGCAGTTCAGGCATTTGAAGACATGCCAAGGAAGAGTTTGGTGACTTGGAACTCGATCATTTCTTTGTATGCACATTATGGGTTGGTTGAAGATTGTATGCTTTCGTTCCGTGAGCTCCTAAGGCTGGAGGCATCTTTGTCTGACTGTTCATTTGTTGGTGTTTTGTCTGGATTGGAAGGTGAGCTTGATTCGGAATTTGGAGAGCAGATACATGGCTTAGTGATTAAAAGTGGGTTTGATTATGAAGTAACAGTTGTTAACTCTCTTATTAACatgtatgtgaaatgtgtGCGCCTCTGCCTAGCTGAAAAAGTCTTCCAGGGCATGCATATAAAAGATGTTGTGTCATGGAACACAATTATTGGTGCACTGGAAAGGGACGGGGGTCCGCCAAAAGCTTTagatttcttctttcaaaTGTCCATGGATGGAGTGATGCCTAACCAGACTAccttagttattattattgctTCGTGTAGTAGTTTGCAGATCCCAATGTTAGGAGCATACATTCATGCCAAAACAATCAAGAAGGGCTTCGAATCTGATGTATTTGTAG ATTGTGAAAGACCACTCGCCATAGTGCCCTCTAACATTGTTGCTGGAATTTATAACAGAGTAGGCCAGTACCAGGAAACACTAAAGCTGCTTTCTGTTCTTGAAGAACCTGATGTTGTATCTTGGAATATCATGATTGCTGCATCTGCTCACAGTGGTGACTATAAAGAGGTTTTTGAACTATTCAGACACATGCAGATGACTCAAATATATCCTGACAATTACACATTTGTTAGCCTTTTATCTGTTAGCAGTAAACTTTCCAACCTGGCTTTGGGTAGTTCTGTTCATGGTCTCATTATCAAGACTGATTTCAGTCTTTGTGACACATTTGTTTGCAATGTACTTGTCAACATGTACGGAGAATGTGGATGCATCAAAAGTTCAGTGAAAATCTTTGATGGAATGGCAGATAGAAACCTCATCACCTGGACTTCTCTGATTTCAGCCCTTGGAGTCAATGGTTATTCTCATGAAGCTTTGGAAAATTTCCAAGAGATGGAGTTTCTGGGATTTAAGCCTGATGGGGTTGCTTTTATTGCAATCTTAACTGTGTGCAGACATGCTGGATTAGTGAAAGAAGGCATGGAATTGTTCAGGAGAATGAAATGCGATTATGGGCTTGAACCAAAAATGGATCATTATCATTGCATGGTAGACTTACTGGCTAGACATGGGAAACTCAAGGAAGCAGAGCAAATTATTGCCGGTATGGCTTTCCCACCTGATGCCCTTATATGGCGTAGTTTCCTTGAAGGATGCAAGAGACATATAACTACAGAAGGTCTATCAACGGGACATGGAGTTGTAAAAGCCGTAtaa
- the LOC18592900 gene encoding pentatricopeptide repeat-containing protein At3g58590 isoform X1, giving the protein MSFNGDFLFKHHERLLQLLKSWSAVPSLKTTKPLHALAITLGPYTCQPIFVYNNIISQYAFLRHLSAARKVFDIMTERNPVSFNSMISAYGKCGDVWGAWDLFSMMRGCGFSPTPFALAGLLSCQALDLCGGSQLQALVVKNGLFDADAFVGTALLGLYARSGCVSEAVQAFEDMPRKSLVTWNSIISLYAHYGLVEDCMLSFRELLRLEASLSDCSFVGVLSGLEGELDSEFGEQIHGLVIKSGFDYEVTVVNSLINMYVKCVRLCLAEKVFQGMHIKDVVSWNTIIGALERDGGPPKALDFFFQMSMDGVMPNQTTLVIIIASCSSLQIPMLGAYIHAKTIKKGFESDVFVGSALVDFYAKCDKLVDSHQCFDGIYEKNVVSWNALILGYASKFCTTCSFLLLDMLQLGYRPNEFTFSAILKSSVTIELQQLHCLIIRMGYEHNVYVLSSLMTSYAKNGLLSDALTFVTDCERPLAIVPSNIVAGIYNRVGQYQETLKLLSVLEEPDVVSWNIMIAASAHSGDYKEVFELFRHMQMTQIYPDNYTFVSLLSVSSKLSNLALGSSVHGLIIKTDFSLCDTFVCNVLVNMYGECGCIKSSVKIFDGMADRNLITWTSLISALGVNGYSHEALENFQEMEFLGFKPDGVAFIAILTVCRHAGLVKEGMELFRRMKCDYGLEPKMDHYHCMVDLLARHGKLKEAEQIIAGMAFPPDALIWRSFLEGCKRHITTEGLSTGHGVVKAV; this is encoded by the coding sequence ATGAGCTTCAATGGAGATTTCTTGTTCAAACACCATGAACGTCTCCTTCAACTACTCAAATCTTGGTCTGCAGTTCCTTCCCTTAAAACCACCAAGCCTCTCCATGCCCTCGCTATCACTCTCGGCCCTTACACCTGCCAGCCCATCTTCGTATACAACAACATCATTTCTCAGTATGCGTTCCTTCGTCATTTATCAGCCGCGCGCAAAGTGTTTGACATCATGACTGAGAGAAACCCAGTATCATTTAATTCGATGATCAGTGCCTATGGTAAATGCGGGGATGTCTGGGGGGCTTGGGATTTGTTTTCTATGATGCGGGGCTGTGGGTTTTCGCCTACTCCTTTCGCGTTGGCTGGACTGTTGTCGTGTCAAGCATTGGATCTTTGTGGTGGGAGTCAGTTACAAGCATTGGTTGTCAAAAATGGGCTGTTCGACGCTGATGCTTTCGTGGGTACTGCTTTGTTAGGTCTGTATGCAAGGTCTGGGTGTGTATCTGAAGCAGTTCAGGCATTTGAAGACATGCCAAGGAAGAGTTTGGTGACTTGGAACTCGATCATTTCTTTGTATGCACATTATGGGTTGGTTGAAGATTGTATGCTTTCGTTCCGTGAGCTCCTAAGGCTGGAGGCATCTTTGTCTGACTGTTCATTTGTTGGTGTTTTGTCTGGATTGGAAGGTGAGCTTGATTCGGAATTTGGAGAGCAGATACATGGCTTAGTGATTAAAAGTGGGTTTGATTATGAAGTAACAGTTGTTAACTCTCTTATTAACatgtatgtgaaatgtgtGCGCCTCTGCCTAGCTGAAAAAGTCTTCCAGGGCATGCATATAAAAGATGTTGTGTCATGGAACACAATTATTGGTGCACTGGAAAGGGACGGGGGTCCGCCAAAAGCTTTagatttcttctttcaaaTGTCCATGGATGGAGTGATGCCTAACCAGACTAccttagttattattattgctTCGTGTAGTAGTTTGCAGATCCCAATGTTAGGAGCATACATTCATGCCAAAACAATCAAGAAGGGCTTCGAATCTGATGTATTTGTAGGTAGTGCACTTGTTGACTTTTATGCCAAATGTGATAAATTGGTCGATTCCCACCAATGTTTTGATGGTATATATGAGAAGAATGTAGTTTCTTGGAATGCTTTAATTTTGGGATATGCTAGTAAATTCTGTACTACTTGTTCTTTTTTACTGCTAGATATGCTGCAACTGGGTTACCGGCCAAATGAGTTTACCTTTTCTGCTATTCTGAAATCTTCAGTGACCATAGAGCTACAGCAGCTTCATTGTTTGATTATAAGAATGGGATATGAACATAATGTATATGTATTGAGCTCCCTCATGACCTCATATGCTAAAAATGGTCTCCTATCTGATGCCCTTACTTTTGTGACAGATTGTGAAAGACCACTCGCCATAGTGCCCTCTAACATTGTTGCTGGAATTTATAACAGAGTAGGCCAGTACCAGGAAACACTAAAGCTGCTTTCTGTTCTTGAAGAACCTGATGTTGTATCTTGGAATATCATGATTGCTGCATCTGCTCACAGTGGTGACTATAAAGAGGTTTTTGAACTATTCAGACACATGCAGATGACTCAAATATATCCTGACAATTACACATTTGTTAGCCTTTTATCTGTTAGCAGTAAACTTTCCAACCTGGCTTTGGGTAGTTCTGTTCATGGTCTCATTATCAAGACTGATTTCAGTCTTTGTGACACATTTGTTTGCAATGTACTTGTCAACATGTACGGAGAATGTGGATGCATCAAAAGTTCAGTGAAAATCTTTGATGGAATGGCAGATAGAAACCTCATCACCTGGACTTCTCTGATTTCAGCCCTTGGAGTCAATGGTTATTCTCATGAAGCTTTGGAAAATTTCCAAGAGATGGAGTTTCTGGGATTTAAGCCTGATGGGGTTGCTTTTATTGCAATCTTAACTGTGTGCAGACATGCTGGATTAGTGAAAGAAGGCATGGAATTGTTCAGGAGAATGAAATGCGATTATGGGCTTGAACCAAAAATGGATCATTATCATTGCATGGTAGACTTACTGGCTAGACATGGGAAACTCAAGGAAGCAGAGCAAATTATTGCCGGTATGGCTTTCCCACCTGATGCCCTTATATGGCGTAGTTTCCTTGAAGGATGCAAGAGACATATAACTACAGAAGGTCTATCAACGGGACATGGAGTTGTAAAAGCCGTAtaa